The Shewanella mesophila genome contains the following window.
AACAACTTGAAGCCAGCCTGAGTGACTTTCTCGGTATGGAAGACACTATTCTGTACTCTTCTTGCTTCGACGCCAACGCTGGGCTTTTCGAAACTCTCCTCGGCGCTGAAGATGCCATTATCTCAGATGCACTCAACCACGCCTCAATCATCGATGGTGTTCGTCTATGTAAGGCTAAGCGTTTCCGCTATGCCAACAACGATATGGCCGATTTAGAGACCCAACTTAAAGCAGCGAAAGAGGCTGGCGCGCGTCACATTCTTATCGCGACTGACGGCGTGTTCTCGATGGATGGCGTTATCGCTAACCTTAGAGGTGTATGCGACCTTGCAGACAAGTACGGCGCACTTGTGATGGTTGATGATTCACACGCAGTAGGCTTCATCGGTCAAAATGGCCGTGGTACCCATGAATACTGTGACGTAATGGATAGAGTCGATATCATTACCGGCACCTTAGGTAAGGCATTGGGTGGTGCATCGGGTGGATTTACTTCGGGTAAGAAAGAGGTGATTGACTGGTTACGTCAACGCTCTCGTCCGTACCTGTTTTCTAACTCATTGGCGCCTTCTATCGTAACGGCATCAATCCATGTACTCGACATGCTCAAATCTGGCCAAGCACTACGTGAAGCCGTTTGGGAAAACAGTCGTTACTTCCGTGAAAAAATGACCGAAGCAGGCTTTACTTTAGGTGGTGCGGATCATGCCATTATCCCAGTGATGATTGGTGACGCTAAGCTCGCCGGTGATTTTGCCAATCGTCTACTAGAAGAGCATATCTATGTTGTCGGTTTCTCTTTCCCTGTAGTACCAAAAGGTCAGGCGCGTATTCGTACTCAGATGTCTGCAGCCCACACCCGTGAGCAGTTAGATCGTGCTATCGATGCCTTTACCCGTATCGCTAAAGAGATGGGCATAATTTAGGATTCAATGATGAAAGCGTTAAGTAAATTAAAGCCTGAAGAAGGCATCTGGATGGTTGATGCGCCAAAACCCGAAGTTGGCCATAACGATCTGTTAATCAAAATTCGTAAAACCGCCATCTGTGGTACCGATGTACACATCTATAACTGGGACGAGTGGTCACAAAATACGATTCCTGTCCCCATGGTTGTAGGCCATGAGTATGTGGGTGAAGTCGTTGAAATAGGCCAAGAGGTTCGTGGCTTTGCCATTGGCGATCGCGTCTCTGGCGAAGGTCATATTACCTGCGGACACTGCCGTAATTGCCGAGCAGGCCGTACTCACCTTTGCCGTAATACCTCTGGTGTTGGTGTAAACCGTGAAGGTGCATTCGCCGAATATTTGGTGATCCCAGCATTTAATGCTTTTAAGATCCCTGATGACATCTCTGATGACTTAGCCTCTATCTTCGATCCATTTGGTAACGCAGTACATACGGCTCTATCTTTTGATCTTGTCGGTGAAGACGTGCTGATCACTGGGGCAGGTCCTATCGGTATTATGGCTGCTGCGGTCTGTCGACATGTCGGCGCTCGTCATGTGGTGATCACCGATGTGAACGAATATCGTCTCGAACTGGCGAAAAAAATGGGCGCCACCCGAGCCGTCAATGTGGCCAAAGAAAAACTTGAAGATGTCATGCAAGATCTAGGTATGACGGAAGGTTTCGATGTCGGCCTTGAAATGTCTGGAGTTCCCGCAGCATTCCATTCAATGCTAGATACCATGAATCATGGTGGTAAAGTCGCAATGCTAGGGATCCCTGGAGGCGAAATGGCAATTGATTGGAGCAAGGTGATCTTTAAAGGATTAATCATCAAAGGTATCTATGGCCGTGAGATGTTTGAAACTTGGTACAAGATGGCAAGCCTTATTCAATCAGGCCTTGATATCTCTCCTATTATCACTCACCACTTTAAGGTTGATGATTTCCAAGCGGGCTTTGACGCTATGCGCTCGGGTCAATCTGGTAAGGTGATCCTAAGCTGGGATTAATCTAAAACCAGATCGCAATACGGAACTGTACAGTCTCAGCTTCGTATTGCACACCCATTCAAAATCTCTACTTTTTATGGATTTACTATGTCAGCTTTTCAACACTTAAGTGTTAATCAACTTATCCATCTGCAGCAAGAAAACAGCCAACTGCAAGTGGTCGATATTCGTGATACCGCTAGTTTCGAAGCTGGGCACATTCCTCATTCGACCAACTTAACCAACGAGAATCTTGCCGCTTTCATTGGCGATGCAGATATGGACAAGCCATTGGTTGTGGTTTGCTATCATGGCATCAGCAGCCAAAATGCCGCACAATACCTAAATGAACAAGGTTTTGATGATGTCTATAGCCTAGATGGAGGCTTCCAAGCCTGGCGCGACGCCAACTAACCTCTACGAGGAGTGCTAAATGCTGGAAATTGGTCACTTACCTAATGCTCGAGCCGCTCAGGCGTTAATCGACTACCTTAAAGGCCAAGGTGTCAACTGCCAGCTCACTCCTACTGAGCAAGGTGTGGTTATTTCGGTAACTCAGGAAGCTGACTACTCAATAGCCAAAATGGAATATGAGCAGTTTCTCCGAAACCCCAATGATGAGAAGTATTTACAGGCATCTTGGGACAACGGCAGTACCAACACTAAATTCGATTACGGCGCCCCTGGTCTGCAATTATTTACGCAATTTGTCTCTGGCGCAGGTCCGCTAACCCTAACGATCATCGCCATTTGCAGCATCATCTTTGTAGGCTTCAATATTGGCTTTGCCAATACCCTGTTTGAGCACCTATCATTTTTTGGTGCAGTTCCTGACAGTGGCTTTGAACAATTCTGGCGAATATTCACCCCTAGCCTAATCCACTTTTCGGCCATGCATATCATCTTCAATCTGCTTTGGTGGTGGTATCTAGGCGGAAAAATCGAAAATCGACTGGGAATAAAACCCCTGCTCATTTTGCTATTGGTCGCCGGAACCCTACCCAATATAGTGCAATACTATCTCGCGGGTCCCAACTTTGGTGGACTCTCGGGTGTGGTCTATGCCGTGGTTGGATACACTTGGATAGTTGGAGTCAAACGTCCAGAATCAGGGATCGGGCTACCGCCAGCTTATATAGGTTTCATGTTACTTTGGTTGGTATTTGGATTTACCGATATGTTTGGCCTATCTATCGCTAACGGCGCTCATATTGGTGGGCTTTTAGTGGGTATAATCCAAGGGTTTATCGATGCAAAAAAACACGCCTAGGCTAGTGCCTAGGCCTTTAGTATAACTTCAAGATTAAGCAGTAAACTCCAGTATTTTGTTCACCAGCTTTTCAATACCGATATGCGCCTGAGCGATATTTTCTGCGAGCATATAGGCAGGAGTGCTCACCAGTTTATTGGCTTCGTCGACGACAATCTGCTCTACGTTGGCATCGACATGCTGACCACCCATTAAATTAAACGCATGGGCGGTTTCGCTGTCATGGCCAATCGTGCCGCGCGCACCAGCATTATAAAGTTTAGGTATCATGACTGGCGAGATACAGATGAAACCAACGGGCTTTTTAGCTTCGATAAACTCATTGATGAATATTTCAACTTCTGGAGCCAGATCGCAGTCACTGCCGTTCACTGCAAAATTACATAGATTCTTAGCAGCCCCAAAACCACCAGGGATAACTAAAGCATCAAACTTTTCGATCTCTAGCTCTGTAGTGGCCTTGATGTCGCCTCGAGCGATCCTTGCCGACTCGACCAATACGTTGCGCTTATCGTCAACATTTACTTCACCAGTTAAGTGATTAACCACATGCATCTGCTCTATATCTGGGGCAAAGCATTGATAGCTAGCACCAGCTTGCGTTAAACACAGCAGTGTCAGCACAGCCTCATGGATCTCGCTGCCATCAAAGACCCCTGTCCCGCTCAACAAAACAGCTATCTTTTTCATTAAAAACTCCTCTTATAGAACTAATAATTTTAACAAACAAACAACAAACCTCTTGATCTGTTTATTTTTCGTGCTAAGTTAGTTCATCGACTTTAGCAAGGCACTCAAGATTCGCCAAGTAAGAGTTGAAAAAATGGATTCAAAATAAAAAGTCCACAAATTAGGAAGTTTTACTTGGAAGTAATACCTAGTTCACACAAAAAATAAAAACAAATAAAAATCAACAGTTTGAATCACCACCTTTAGTTGTCACCGTGATACCAACTCTTTGAATTAAATTTTAGCTCACAGACTTATCCACAGCCTGGTGAGTAATTTTGCATGGCCGAAATCCTCCTGATGTGGCATGCTAGCGCCATCATCGAACACCGATAAATGAATTAAAATTATGCCTAATATAGCCAATAACCCTCTCATTCTTGTGGATGGTTCTTCATATCTTTACCGTGCTTACTATGCCCCCCCTCACCTCACCAACTCAAAAGGCGAAGCCACTGGTGCGGTTTATGGCGTAATTAATATGCTACGTAGCCTGCTTAAACAATATAAGCCGACTCAGATGGCCGTCGTCTTCGATGCGAAAGGCAAAACATTTAGAAACGACATGTATGCCGAATATAAGGCCCATCGCCCGGCCATGCCTGATGATCTACGTACCCAAATTGAACCATTACACCGCATCATTCGAGCACTTGGCTTACCGCTGGTTTGCATTCCAGGCGTTGAAGCTGATGATGTGATAGGCACCATAGCGACTCAAGCGAGTAAAGAAGGGCGCTCAGTGCTGATCAGCACTGGCGATAAGGATATGGCCCAGCTAGTTGATGATAACGTGACCCTCATCAACACTATGACCAATACCATACTCGGCCCAGATGAAGTTATCGAAAAATTTGGGGTCGGACCCGAATTGATCATCGATCTACTCGCGCTTCAAGGTGATAAAGCCGATAACATTCCAGGGTTACCGGGGGTCGGAGAGAAAACCGCGTTAGCTATGCTTCAAGGACTTGGTGGCATAGCACAAATTCTAGCCAACTCAGACCAACTACCAGGGCTTGGCTTTAGAGGCTCGAAAACTATGCCGGCAAAAATAGCCGAGCATGGCGAGATGCTAAAACTCTCTTATGAACTAGCAACCATTAAACTTGATGTTGAACTCGATCAAGATTGGCATCAGCTTACTATCACGCCAGCAGACAAAGACGAGCTAGTAAAATGCTACGGCGAGATGGAGTTCAAACGCTGGCTGGCTGAAGTACTCGATGGAAAAGGCGCGAACAGCACCACGTCCAGCGATGAAGACGAAGAAGAGAGCATGCCAGTCCCACGAAATATCGACGCCGAGTACAGCACCATATTAAGCTGGCAAGATCTAGATGAATGGATTAACACCCTTTCTAAGGCTGACTTATTCGCACTCGATACAGAAACCACCAGCTTAAACTACATGCAAGCCAAACTTGTCGGGTTATCGTTTGCCGTTGAACCAGGTAAGGCAGCCTACCTGCCTTTGGGACATGATTATCCCGATGCCCCAGAACAACTGGAAATGGCCCAAGTATTAGCCAAGCTCAAACCATTACTTGAAGATGCCCACATAAAAAAGGTCGGCCAAAACTTAAAGTATGATATGAGCATCTTGGCGAATGTTGGGATCACCCTTCGCGGCGTTGCGTTCGACACCATGCTCGAATCCTATGTCTTCAACTCTGTGGCATCGAAGCACAATATGGATGACCTGGCGCTTAAATATCTAGGTCACAAGAACATCAGCTTCGAAGAGATCGCTGGCAAAGGGACAAAACAGCTTACTTTTAATCAAATACCATTAGAAACTGCAGCGCCTTATGCGGCCGAAGATGCGGATATCACCTTAAGGCTGCATCAACATCTATGGCCAAGATTAGAGAAAGCCAAAGATCTTGCCAAGTTGTTTAGCGAAATTGAACTGCCGCTACTTACCGTGCTATCCCAAATTGAACGTCAAGGCGTATTAATCGACGGCATGCTACTTGGCCAACAAAGCGAAGAATTGGCGCGAAAAATAGATGAACTTGAACACAAAGCCTATGAGATAGCTGGAGAGACATTTAATCTCAGTTCAACTAAGCAGCTACAAACTCTGTTTTTTGAAAAATTGGGTTACCCTGTCATTAAAAAAACCCCAAAAGGTG
Protein-coding sequences here:
- a CDS encoding glycine C-acetyltransferase, which gives rise to MATTSFYDQINQQLAEVKAEGLYKSERVIASPQQTEIEVNGTEVMNFCANNYLGLANHPELIAAAQQGLSDHGFGMASVRFICGTQDIHKQLEASLSDFLGMEDTILYSSCFDANAGLFETLLGAEDAIISDALNHASIIDGVRLCKAKRFRYANNDMADLETQLKAAKEAGARHILIATDGVFSMDGVIANLRGVCDLADKYGALVMVDDSHAVGFIGQNGRGTHEYCDVMDRVDIITGTLGKALGGASGGFTSGKKEVIDWLRQRSRPYLFSNSLAPSIVTASIHVLDMLKSGQALREAVWENSRYFREKMTEAGFTLGGADHAIIPVMIGDAKLAGDFANRLLEEHIYVVGFSFPVVPKGQARIRTQMSAAHTREQLDRAIDAFTRIAKEMGII
- the tdh gene encoding L-threonine 3-dehydrogenase — translated: MKALSKLKPEEGIWMVDAPKPEVGHNDLLIKIRKTAICGTDVHIYNWDEWSQNTIPVPMVVGHEYVGEVVEIGQEVRGFAIGDRVSGEGHITCGHCRNCRAGRTHLCRNTSGVGVNREGAFAEYLVIPAFNAFKIPDDISDDLASIFDPFGNAVHTALSFDLVGEDVLITGAGPIGIMAAAVCRHVGARHVVITDVNEYRLELAKKMGATRAVNVAKEKLEDVMQDLGMTEGFDVGLEMSGVPAAFHSMLDTMNHGGKVAMLGIPGGEMAIDWSKVIFKGLIIKGIYGREMFETWYKMASLIQSGLDISPIITHHFKVDDFQAGFDAMRSGQSGKVILSWD
- the glpE gene encoding thiosulfate sulfurtransferase GlpE; this translates as MSAFQHLSVNQLIHLQQENSQLQVVDIRDTASFEAGHIPHSTNLTNENLAAFIGDADMDKPLVVVCYHGISSQNAAQYLNEQGFDDVYSLDGGFQAWRDAN
- the glpG gene encoding rhomboid family intramembrane serine protease GlpG: MLEIGHLPNARAAQALIDYLKGQGVNCQLTPTEQGVVISVTQEADYSIAKMEYEQFLRNPNDEKYLQASWDNGSTNTKFDYGAPGLQLFTQFVSGAGPLTLTIIAICSIIFVGFNIGFANTLFEHLSFFGAVPDSGFEQFWRIFTPSLIHFSAMHIIFNLLWWWYLGGKIENRLGIKPLLILLLVAGTLPNIVQYYLAGPNFGGLSGVVYAVVGYTWIVGVKRPESGIGLPPAYIGFMLLWLVFGFTDMFGLSIANGAHIGGLLVGIIQGFIDAKKHA
- the elbB gene encoding isoprenoid biosynthesis glyoxalase ElbB, producing the protein MKKIAVLLSGTGVFDGSEIHEAVLTLLCLTQAGASYQCFAPDIEQMHVVNHLTGEVNVDDKRNVLVESARIARGDIKATTELEIEKFDALVIPGGFGAAKNLCNFAVNGSDCDLAPEVEIFINEFIEAKKPVGFICISPVMIPKLYNAGARGTIGHDSETAHAFNLMGGQHVDANVEQIVVDEANKLVSTPAYMLAENIAQAHIGIEKLVNKILEFTA
- the polA gene encoding DNA polymerase I; this encodes MPNIANNPLILVDGSSYLYRAYYAPPHLTNSKGEATGAVYGVINMLRSLLKQYKPTQMAVVFDAKGKTFRNDMYAEYKAHRPAMPDDLRTQIEPLHRIIRALGLPLVCIPGVEADDVIGTIATQASKEGRSVLISTGDKDMAQLVDDNVTLINTMTNTILGPDEVIEKFGVGPELIIDLLALQGDKADNIPGLPGVGEKTALAMLQGLGGIAQILANSDQLPGLGFRGSKTMPAKIAEHGEMLKLSYELATIKLDVELDQDWHQLTITPADKDELVKCYGEMEFKRWLAEVLDGKGANSTTSSDEDEEESMPVPRNIDAEYSTILSWQDLDEWINTLSKADLFALDTETTSLNYMQAKLVGLSFAVEPGKAAYLPLGHDYPDAPEQLEMAQVLAKLKPLLEDAHIKKVGQNLKYDMSILANVGITLRGVAFDTMLESYVFNSVASKHNMDDLALKYLGHKNISFEEIAGKGTKQLTFNQIPLETAAPYAAEDADITLRLHQHLWPRLEKAKDLAKLFSEIELPLLTVLSQIERQGVLIDGMLLGQQSEELARKIDELEHKAYEIAGETFNLSSTKQLQTLFFEKLGYPVIKKTPKGAPSTAEEVLVELALDYPLPKILLEHRSLSKLKSTYTDKLPLMVDANTGRVHTSYHQANAATGRLSSSEPNLQNIPIRTEEGRRIRHAFIANEGRKILAADYSQIELRIMAHLSQDKGLLSAFAEGKDIHRATAAEVFDVDFSEVTTEQRRRAKAVNFGLIYGMSAFGLARQLDIPRAEAQKYIDIYFKRYPGVLKYMEDTRAIAAEQGYVSTLFGRRLYLPAIKDRNAMRRQAAERAAINAPMQGTAADIIKKAMIDVAHWIANDTNGEISMIMQVHDELVFEVDSDKAETLKSKVCELMAKAANLDVELLAEAGIGDNWEQAH